The following nucleotide sequence is from Streptomyces pactum.
CTCCGCCACCCACCGGTACGCGTCCCGGCTGATGACCGCCCTGGGCCGGCCGCGCACGGTGGTGCCGGTGCACTGGGACGACTTCGAGACCCCGCTGGACGACCCGGTGCGTGCGGACCCCACGGTGGACCTGGACCGCTTCGTGGCCCAGCTGCGCGAGGCGGCCCCGGAGTCCCGGATCGTGGTGCCCGACCGCAGCACGACCTACCGCTGGTCCTGACCCACCACCCGGGGGCCCGGGTTCCCGGCCGGGCGGGACCGGGCAGGACCGGTTCGGGGCGGCGGCCGTGCCCCGGCCGGGACCGGCTCCCGGTGGTCAGGCGGAGCGACGGTCGACGTACTCGAAGACCGAGCCGTCCGGGTGACGGGCCACCAGGTTGCGCCCGATCGGTGTGGGGAGCGGGCCGGCGATGATGTCCGCGCCCACCGCCGTCAGATCGGTGACCGCCTCGTCCACGTCCCGTACCGCGAGCGTCGCGGTGATCTTCCGGAGGATCGACAGCTCCGCCTCCGGACCGCTCATCAGGAAGAAGCAGCCGACCGCCGCGACCGAGACGCCACCGCGCTGGAAGCGGACCGCCTCGGCCCCGGTCAACCGTTCGTAGACCGCGACCGCCTTGTCCAGGTCATCGACG
It contains:
- a CDS encoding VOC family protein, whose translation is MDILGTSLRVCVDDLDKAVAVYERLTGAEAVRFQRGGVSVAAVGCFFLMSGPEAELSILRKITATLAVRDVDEAVTDLTAVGADIIAGPLPTPIGRNLVARHPDGSVFEYVDRRSA